Proteins from one Acidiphilium multivorum AIU301 genomic window:
- a CDS encoding BaiN/RdsA family NAD(P)/FAD-dependent oxidoreductase, whose translation MRQFDVIILGAGAAGLMAAIAAGRRGRRVLVLDHAPEAGRKILISGGGRCNFTNIHTAPDRFFSENRRFCASALAGFSPRDFLAMVEAHRIAWHEKTLGQLFCDGPARAIVAMLLAECAAAGVEIRTLCTITEVGGGPDFRLDTSAGPFAAGSLILATGGLSIPKLGATGFAHDLAARFGLRIVAPRPALVPFVLEGEERARATPLAGVSQPVVAACGRARFREAMLFTHRGLSGPAILQVSTAWREGMTVGIDLLPDQGPDFLLRRKREAPKSALRTLLGGVMPQRMADAFMPAALPPGPVAAIADRALLDLGARLKSWRIVPAGTEGYVKAEVTAGGVDTAGLSQRTLAATGVPGLFVVGEAVDVTGWLGGYNFQWAWASGWAAGSAA comes from the coding sequence ATGCGGCAGTTCGACGTGATCATTCTGGGCGCTGGGGCCGCCGGGCTGATGGCCGCCATCGCCGCCGGGCGGCGCGGCCGCCGCGTGCTGGTGCTCGACCATGCGCCGGAAGCGGGCCGCAAGATCCTGATTTCGGGCGGCGGGCGCTGCAACTTCACGAACATCCATACCGCGCCGGACCGCTTCTTCTCGGAGAACCGGCGGTTCTGCGCCTCGGCGCTCGCCGGGTTTTCGCCGCGCGACTTTCTCGCCATGGTCGAGGCGCACCGCATCGCCTGGCACGAGAAGACGCTCGGCCAGCTGTTCTGCGATGGGCCGGCCCGCGCCATCGTCGCCATGCTGCTCGCCGAATGCGCGGCCGCCGGCGTGGAAATCCGCACGCTCTGCACCATCACCGAGGTCGGCGGCGGGCCCGACTTCCGCCTCGACACCTCGGCCGGCCCGTTCGCCGCCGGATCGCTGATCCTCGCGACCGGCGGCCTGTCGATCCCGAAACTCGGCGCGACCGGCTTCGCCCACGACCTCGCCGCCCGCTTCGGCCTTCGCATCGTCGCCCCGCGCCCGGCGCTGGTGCCCTTCGTGCTGGAGGGGGAGGAACGCGCCCGCGCCACCCCGCTGGCCGGCGTGTCGCAACCGGTCGTCGCCGCCTGCGGCCGTGCCCGCTTCCGCGAGGCGATGCTGTTCACCCATCGCGGCCTGTCCGGCCCCGCGATCCTGCAAGTCTCGACCGCCTGGCGCGAGGGGATGACGGTGGGGATCGATCTGCTGCCCGACCAAGGCCCGGATTTTCTGCTCCGCCGCAAGCGCGAGGCGCCGAAATCCGCGCTGCGCACGCTGCTCGGCGGGGTGATGCCGCAGCGCATGGCGGATGCGTTCATGCCCGCCGCGCTGCCTCCCGGCCCGGTCGCGGCCATCGCCGACCGCGCGCTGCTCGACCTCGGCGCCCGGCTCAAGTCCTGGCGGATCGTTCCCGCGGGAACGGAAGGCTATGTGAAGGCCGAGGTCACCGCCGGCGGGGTGGACACGGCCGGCCTGTCGCAGCGGACCCTGGCGGCGACGGGCGTGCCCGGCCTTTTCGTGGTCGGCGAGGCGGTGGATGTCACCGGCTGGCTCGGCGGTTACAATTTCCAGTGGGCCTGGGCGAGCGGCTGGGCCGCCGGCAGCGCCGCCTGA
- a CDS encoding LysR family transcriptional regulator, which yields MNITLRQMRAVAALGRHGSVTRAAGDLHVSPPAVTLQIKAIEDQLGVPLVERSTGGMALTAAGRIVAESAARIEAVLRETEAGIAALSGAERGAVHVGIISTAKYYAPRALAAFAAAHPGIELKLTVGNRDEIIAGLAQHDVDLAIMGRPPTDMKVIADLIGDHPHVVIAPPGHRLAGRRDIPPAELNDEVLLVREAGSGTRRLMEDYAAAAGISPRIGMQIGSNETIKQAVMAGLGIAFLSAHTVDAELRDGRLARLDIRGTPVVRQWYAVHLAERTTMPASATLLGFLRENGAAFMPGTGAAANSG from the coding sequence ATGAACATCACGCTTCGGCAGATGCGCGCCGTCGCCGCACTCGGCCGCCACGGTTCGGTGACGCGGGCGGCGGGCGACCTGCATGTGTCCCCGCCGGCGGTAACGCTGCAGATCAAGGCGATCGAGGACCAGCTCGGCGTGCCTCTGGTCGAGCGCTCGACCGGCGGCATGGCGCTGACCGCGGCGGGGCGGATCGTCGCCGAGTCGGCCGCGCGGATCGAGGCGGTGCTGCGCGAGACCGAGGCCGGCATCGCGGCGTTGAGCGGGGCGGAGCGCGGGGCCGTGCATGTCGGCATCATCAGCACGGCGAAATACTACGCGCCGCGCGCCCTCGCCGCCTTCGCCGCCGCGCATCCGGGGATCGAGCTCAAGCTGACGGTCGGCAATCGCGACGAGATCATCGCCGGCCTCGCGCAGCATGACGTCGATCTCGCGATCATGGGCCGGCCGCCGACCGACATGAAGGTGATCGCCGACCTGATCGGCGACCATCCGCACGTGGTGATCGCCCCACCGGGCCACCGCCTCGCGGGGCGGCGCGACATTCCGCCGGCGGAACTGAACGACGAGGTGCTGCTGGTGCGCGAGGCCGGCAGCGGCACGCGCCGGCTGATGGAGGATTACGCCGCCGCCGCCGGCATTTCGCCGCGCATCGGCATGCAGATCGGCAGCAACGAGACGATCAAGCAGGCCGTCATGGCCGGGCTCGGCATCGCGTTCCTCTCGGCGCACACCGTCGACGCCGAGCTGCGCGACGGCCGGCTGGCGCGGCTCGACATCCGGGGCACGCCGGTGGTGCGGCAGTGGTATGCGGTGCATCTCGCGGAACGGACGACGATGCCCGCCTCGGCCACGCTGCTCGGCTTCCTGCGGGAGAACGGCGCCGCGTTCATGCCCGGCACCGGGGCGGCCGCAAACAGCGGGTGA